A window from Vulpes vulpes isolate BD-2025 chromosome 9, VulVul3, whole genome shotgun sequence encodes these proteins:
- the PPP2R2A gene encoding serine/threonine-protein phosphatase 2A 55 kDa regulatory subunit B alpha isoform isoform X2, translating into MATLQSDIISTVEFNHSGELLATGDKGGRVVIFQQEQENKIQSHSRGEYNVYSTFQSHEPEFDYLKSLEIEEKINKIRWLPQKNAAQFLLSTNDKTIKLWKISERDKRPEGYNLKEEDGRYRDPTTVTTLRVPVFRPMDLMVEASPRRIFANAHTYHINSISINSDYETYLSADDLRINLWHLEITDRSFNIVDIKPANMEELTEVITAAEFHPNSCNTFVYSSSKGTIRLCDMRASALCDRHSKLFEEPEDPSNRSFFSEIISSISDVKFSHSGRYMMTRDYLSVKIWDLNMENRPVETYQVHEYLRSKLCSLYENDCIFDKFECCWNGSDSVVMTGSYNNFFRMFDRNTKRDITLEASRENNKPRTVLKPRKVCASGKRKKDEISVDSLDFNKKILHTAWHPKENIIAVATTNNLYIFQDKVN; encoded by the exons aaCAAAATCCAGTCTCATAGCAGAGGAGAATATAATGTTTACAGCACCTTTCAGAGCCATGAACCAGAGTTTGACTACTTGAAAAgtttagaaatagaagaaaagatcaacaaaattaggTGGTTACCCCAGAAAAATGCTGCTCAGTTTTTATTGTCTACCAATG ataaaacaataaaattatggaaaatcaGTGAAAGGGACAAAAGACCAGAAGGGTATAACTTGAAAGAGGAAGATGGAAGGTATAGAGATCCTACTACAGTCACTACACTACGA GTGCCAGTCTTTAGGCCCATGGACCTAATGGTTGAGGCCAGTCCACGAAGAATATTTGCCAATGCTCATACATATCACATCAACTCAATTTCTATTAATAGTGATTATGAAACATATTTATCTGCAGACGATTTACGGATTAATCTTTGGCATCTGGAGATCACAGACAGGAGTTTTA ATATTGTGGATATCAAGCCTGCCAATATGGAAGAGCTAACTGAGGTGATTACGGCAGCAGAATTCCATCCAAACAGCTGCAACACGTTTGTATACAGCAGCAGTAAAGGAACTATTCGGTTATGTGACATGCGGGCCTCTGCCCTCTGTGATAGGCATTCTAAAC tgTTTGAAGAACCTGAAGATCCCAGTAACaggtcttttttttctgaaatcatcTCCTCGATTTCCGATGTAAAATTCAGCCATAGTGGTCGATATATGATGACTAGAGACTATTTGTCAGTCAAAATTTGGGACTTAAATATGGAAAACAGGCCTGTGGAAACATACCAg GTTCATGAATACCTCAGAAGTAAACTTTGTTCACTGTATGAAAATGACTGCATATTTGACAAATTTGAATGTTGTTGGAATGGATCTGACAG TGTTGTCATGACCGGATCTTACAATAATTTCTTCAGAATGTTTGACAGGAACACCAAGCGAGACATAACCCTAGAGGCATCACGCGAGAACAACAAACCGCGCACGGTTTTGAAGCCACGCAAAGTCTGTGCAAGTGGCAAGcgaaagaaagatgaaataagtGTTGACAGCCTAGACTTCAACAAGAAAATCCTTCATACAGCCTGGCACCCCAAGGAAAATATCATTGCTGTAGCTACTACAAACAATCTGTATATATTTCAAGACAAAGTGAATTAG